The following coding sequences are from one Candidatus Nitrohelix vancouverensis window:
- a CDS encoding radical SAM protein has protein sequence MQSVKNWLKSLPFFPQADFYRRRLLDSRLFDFNTRPLASVLEDWPGALLLDITNRCNAKCLWCPNPELENLGAMSMDLYKKIIRNYGERGGIVIFGTFGEPLMDKSMRERLEFIQQFPKIHKIEILTNAFFLNETITPVLIDNGAGVDISLDELDKETFETVKKMSFDVVRDNILAFLKANQKAARPVPVNIRIKTLRTVEETLENDFFKQLADSQCSIVLNSIDDNIISNWAGTFDKQAFLKERLPEFRGPGRYTHKRYNETNVAPCAQLWKWLVVYWNGNVVLCCADMFSKSSVGNLETQSIEQVWQGDLMAGYRNKMVRRERFDVPLCQNCDIHLSWHNLKDYYDPGGEYLRDRKFIMG, from the coding sequence ATGCAATCCGTCAAAAACTGGCTCAAATCACTTCCTTTTTTCCCGCAGGCTGATTTCTATCGTCGGCGCCTGCTCGACTCGCGTCTGTTTGATTTCAACACGCGACCGCTCGCATCGGTTCTGGAAGACTGGCCCGGAGCGCTCCTGCTGGATATCACCAACCGGTGCAACGCCAAATGCCTTTGGTGCCCGAACCCGGAGCTGGAAAACCTCGGCGCCATGAGCATGGATCTCTATAAAAAAATCATCCGAAACTATGGCGAACGCGGCGGCATCGTCATTTTCGGAACCTTTGGCGAACCGCTCATGGACAAGTCCATGCGCGAGCGGCTGGAGTTCATTCAGCAATTCCCAAAGATCCACAAAATTGAAATCCTGACCAACGCATTTTTTCTAAATGAAACCATCACCCCCGTTCTCATCGACAACGGCGCGGGCGTCGATATCAGTCTTGATGAGTTGGACAAGGAAACTTTTGAGACGGTAAAGAAAATGAGCTTTGACGTGGTGCGCGACAATATCCTCGCCTTTCTCAAGGCCAATCAGAAAGCGGCGCGCCCGGTTCCCGTCAACATCCGTATCAAAACCCTGCGCACCGTCGAGGAAACGCTGGAGAATGATTTCTTCAAGCAACTCGCCGACTCGCAATGCTCGATCGTTTTGAACTCCATCGACGACAACATCATTTCCAACTGGGCGGGAACCTTCGACAAGCAGGCTTTCCTCAAAGAGCGCCTGCCCGAATTTCGCGGCCCCGGCCGCTACACCCACAAACGCTATAACGAAACCAACGTTGCGCCCTGCGCGCAATTATGGAAATGGCTCGTCGTCTACTGGAACGGCAACGTGGTTCTGTGTTGCGCCGACATGTTTTCCAAAAGTTCCGTCGGCAACCTCGAAACCCAGAGCATCGAACAGGTCTGGCAGGGCGATCTCATGGCCGGCTATAGAAATAAAATGGTGCGACGCGAACGCTTCGATGTGCCTCTCTGCCAGAATTGCGACATCCATCTCAGCTGGCACAACCTGAAAGATTACTACGACCCCGGCGGCGAATACTTGCGCGACCGCAAATTCATCATGGGGTGA
- a CDS encoding peptide chain release factor 2: MLIWGVELSASGGIFDVDSKRKEVEQLDEKSAAPNFWNDNEAAQKILQNRAALQRSINIWSELSSAWDDIGAMIELSAEEKDESMAAEISGELKALAVKVEQAEVKAMLSGPSDFNGAYLAINAGAGGTESQDWSEILMRMYLRWGDRNGYKTEALDIQYGEEAGIKSATIVFKGDYAYGYLKAEIGVHRLVRISPFDSNKRRHTSFASVFVYPEIEEELKVEIKDEELKVDVYRASGPGGQGVNTTDSAVRLTHIPSGIVVQCQNERSQHKNKASALRVLKSRLHEMEMEKLDEEKKEAEKQKKKIEWGSQIRSYVLHPYQLVKDLRTQVERGNVDAVLDGDIDDFMQAFLLSNR, from the coding sequence ATGCTGATCTGGGGCGTCGAATTGAGCGCCTCCGGGGGTATCTTTGACGTCGATAGCAAAAGGAAAGAAGTTGAGCAACTGGATGAAAAAAGCGCCGCTCCGAATTTCTGGAACGACAACGAAGCCGCGCAGAAAATATTGCAGAATCGCGCAGCCTTACAACGTTCCATAAATATCTGGAGCGAATTGAGTTCCGCCTGGGACGATATCGGGGCGATGATTGAGTTGTCCGCCGAAGAGAAGGACGAATCGATGGCGGCGGAAATCAGCGGAGAGCTGAAGGCCCTGGCCGTCAAGGTCGAGCAGGCGGAAGTGAAGGCGATGCTTTCCGGCCCGAGCGATTTCAACGGCGCCTACCTGGCCATCAATGCGGGCGCGGGCGGCACGGAGTCGCAAGACTGGTCGGAAATCCTGATGCGGATGTATTTGCGCTGGGGCGACCGCAACGGCTACAAAACCGAAGCGCTGGACATTCAATACGGCGAGGAAGCGGGGATCAAAAGCGCGACCATCGTCTTTAAAGGCGACTACGCCTACGGCTACCTTAAAGCGGAAATAGGCGTGCATCGGCTGGTGCGGATTTCTCCGTTCGACTCGAACAAGCGTCGCCACACCTCCTTCGCGTCGGTGTTTGTGTACCCTGAAATTGAAGAGGAACTCAAAGTAGAAATCAAGGACGAGGAACTGAAGGTGGACGTGTACCGCGCATCCGGTCCCGGCGGACAGGGCGTCAACACCACCGATTCCGCCGTGCGCCTGACGCATATTCCATCGGGCATCGTGGTGCAGTGTCAGAACGAACGCTCGCAACACAAGAACAAGGCGTCGGCTCTGCGCGTGCTGAAATCGCGTTTGCACGAGATGGAAATGGAAAAGCTGGACGAGGAAAAGAAAGAAGCGGAAAAGCAAAAGAAGAAAATCGAATGGGGCAGTCAGATTCGCTCCTATGTTTTGCATCCCTATCAGTTGGTCAAGGATTTGCGTACTCAGGTCGAACGCGGCAATGTGGACGCGGTTCTCGACGGCGATATCGACGATTTCATGCAGGCGTTTTTATTGAGCAATCGCTGA